The following proteins come from a genomic window of Pseudomonas hygromyciniae:
- a CDS encoding AAA family ATPase: MSDSPVDVSNPLDSGRATQLAQALRTELRKAVIGQDAVIDDVLTALIAGGHVLLEGVPGLGKTLLVRALARCFDGDFARIQFTPDLMPSDVTGHAVYDLHTEQFKLRKGPLFTHLLLADEINRAPAKTQAALLEAMQERQVTLEGEALPIGQPFMVLATQNPIEQEGTYPLPEAELDRFMLKVRMDYPDAQQELDMVREVTRSSRADMLDVQPLRTVLQADDVLMLQQVASELALDEQVLDYAVRLARTTRTWPGLALGAGPRASIALVRGARARALLRGGEFVTPDDIKSCALAVLRHRVRIAPELDIEGLEVDQVLTQLLDQVPAPRQ; the protein is encoded by the coding sequence ATGAGCGACTCTCCAGTGGATGTATCCAACCCCCTCGACAGCGGGCGAGCCACCCAGTTGGCTCAGGCTTTGCGCACCGAGTTGCGCAAAGCCGTGATTGGCCAGGATGCGGTGATCGATGATGTGCTGACTGCGCTGATCGCCGGCGGCCATGTGCTGCTCGAAGGGGTTCCCGGCCTGGGCAAGACCTTGCTGGTGCGCGCCCTGGCCCGCTGCTTTGACGGCGATTTCGCGCGTATCCAGTTCACCCCGGACCTGATGCCCAGCGACGTCACCGGCCATGCCGTGTACGACTTGCACACCGAGCAGTTCAAGCTGCGCAAGGGGCCGTTGTTCACCCACCTGCTGCTGGCAGACGAGATCAACCGCGCACCAGCGAAAACCCAGGCCGCCTTGCTCGAAGCCATGCAGGAACGCCAGGTCACTCTCGAGGGTGAAGCCCTACCCATCGGCCAACCCTTCATGGTGCTTGCCACCCAGAACCCCATCGAACAGGAAGGCACTTATCCGCTACCGGAGGCGGAACTCGACCGCTTCATGCTCAAGGTACGCATGGACTACCCTGACGCGCAGCAAGAGTTGGATATGGTGCGCGAAGTGACCCGCTCCTCCCGCGCCGACATGCTTGACGTACAGCCGCTGCGCACCGTGCTCCAGGCCGATGATGTGCTGATGTTGCAGCAGGTCGCCAGTGAGTTGGCCCTGGATGAACAGGTGCTCGACTATGCCGTGCGCCTGGCACGCACCACGCGCACCTGGCCCGGCCTGGCCCTTGGCGCCGGTCCTCGCGCCTCCATCGCCCTGGTGCGCGGTGCCCGCGCCCGTGCGTTGCTGCGTGGTGGCGAGTTCGTGACCCCGGACGACATCAAGAGCTGCGCGCTGGCGGTATTGCGCCATCGGGTACGCATCGCCCCGGAGCTGGATATCGAAGGGCTGGAGGTGGATCAGGTGCTTACCCAGTTGCTCGACCAAGTGCCAGCGCCACGCCAGTGA
- the pyk gene encoding pyruvate kinase, translating into MSVRRTKIVATLGPASNSPEVLEQLILAGLDVARLNFSHGTPDEHKARAKLVRDLAAKHGRFVALLGDLQGPKIRIAKFANKRIELKIGDKFTFSTSHPLTEGNQQVVGIDYPDLVKDCGVGDELLLDDGRVVMRVDTATVTELNCTVIIGGPLSDHKGINRRGGGLTAPALTEKDKADIKLAAEMEVDYLAVSFPRDAADMEYARQLRDEAGGTAWLVAKIERAEAVADDETLDGLIKASDAVMVARGDLGVEIGDAELIGIQKKIILHARRHNKAVIVATQMMESMIQNPMPTRAEVSDVANAVLDYTDAVMLSAESAAGPYPLEAVQAMARICVGAEKHPTSKTSSHRIGKVFESCDQSIALAAMYTANHFPGVKAIIALTESGYTPLIMSRIRSSIPIYAFSPHRETQARAAMFRGVYTVPFDPASLPPEQVSQAAIDELLKRGVVEKGDWVILTKGDSYHTIGGTNGMKILHVGDKMV; encoded by the coding sequence ATGTCCGTCCGTCGTACCAAAATCGTCGCCACCCTTGGCCCGGCCAGTAACTCGCCGGAAGTCCTCGAACAGCTGATTCTGGCTGGCCTGGACGTTGCCCGTCTGAACTTCTCCCACGGCACCCCGGACGAGCACAAGGCTCGCGCCAAGCTGGTACGTGACCTCGCCGCCAAGCATGGCCGCTTCGTCGCGCTGCTGGGTGACCTGCAAGGTCCGAAGATCCGTATCGCCAAATTCGCCAACAAGCGTATCGAGCTGAAGATTGGTGACAAATTCACCTTCTCCACCAGCCATCCGCTGACCGAAGGCAACCAGCAGGTCGTGGGTATCGACTACCCGGACCTGGTGAAAGACTGCGGCGTCGGCGACGAACTGCTGCTGGACGACGGCCGTGTGGTCATGCGTGTCGACACCGCTACCGTCACCGAGCTGAATTGCACCGTGATCATCGGTGGCCCGTTGTCCGACCACAAAGGCATCAACCGTCGCGGTGGCGGCCTGACTGCGCCGGCCCTGACCGAGAAAGACAAGGCTGACATCAAGCTCGCCGCCGAGATGGAAGTGGACTACCTCGCCGTATCCTTCCCACGCGACGCTGCCGACATGGAATACGCCCGCCAACTGCGCGACGAAGCCGGCGGTACTGCCTGGCTGGTAGCGAAGATCGAACGCGCCGAAGCCGTGGCCGACGACGAAACCCTCGACGGACTGATCAAGGCGTCCGACGCAGTGATGGTTGCCCGTGGCGACCTCGGCGTGGAAATCGGTGACGCTGAACTGATCGGCATCCAGAAGAAAATCATCCTGCACGCACGCCGCCACAATAAAGCGGTGATCGTTGCGACCCAGATGATGGAGTCGATGATCCAGAACCCGATGCCGACCCGTGCCGAAGTGTCCGACGTGGCCAACGCCGTGCTCGACTACACCGACGCCGTGATGCTCTCGGCGGAAAGTGCTGCCGGCCCGTACCCGCTGGAAGCGGTCCAGGCCATGGCGCGGATCTGCGTCGGCGCTGAAAAGCACCCGACCAGCAAGACCTCCAGCCACCGCATCGGCAAGGTGTTCGAAAGCTGCGACCAGAGCATCGCCCTGGCCGCCATGTACACCGCCAACCACTTCCCGGGCGTGAAGGCGATCATCGCCCTGACCGAAAGTGGCTACACCCCGTTGATCATGTCGCGCATCCGCTCCTCGATCCCGATCTACGCGTTCTCCCCGCACCGCGAAACCCAGGCCCGCGCGGCCATGTTCCGTGGCGTGTACACCGTACCGTTCGATCCGGCGTCGCTGCCGCCTGAGCAAGTCAGCCAGGCTGCCATCGACGAACTGCTCAAGCGTGGCGTGGTGGAGAAAGGCGATTGGGTGATCCTGACCAAAGGTGACAGCTACCACACCATTGGCGGCACCAACGGCATGAAGATCCTGCACGTTGGCGACAAGATGGTCTGA
- a CDS encoding DUF58 domain-containing protein, producing the protein MRPTRLLLIWLAVLLGLGIALGTAMALQLKVPVALHSVAWGLLLALLLLALLDAVRLKRRPSPRLRRQMPGSLALGRWSEVRITLEHDYAQPLAVEVFDHVPDGLSVQNLPQSIALRPGEHSELGYRLRPLSRGHFSFECCEVHLPSPLGLWTAKRQLPLKDATRVYPDFARLYGAQLLAVDNWLSQLGVRQRQRRGLGLEFHQLREFREGDSLRQIDWKATARQRTPIAREYQDERDQQIVFMLDCGRRMRSQDGELSHFDHALNACLLLSYVALRQGDAVGLCTFASDQPRYLAPVKGSGQLNQLLNAVYDLDSTRRAADYQAAANQLLARQKRRALVIVVTNLRDEDDEDLLTAVKRISRQHRVLVASLREEVLDHLRQAPVQTLPEALAYCGSVDYLNAREELHDRLKAQGLAVLDAHPSDLGADLVTRYLGWKKGGVL; encoded by the coding sequence ATGAGACCCACTCGCCTGTTGCTCATCTGGCTCGCGGTACTGCTGGGTCTGGGCATCGCCCTCGGAACGGCCATGGCCCTGCAACTCAAGGTGCCGGTCGCCCTGCACTCCGTGGCCTGGGGCCTGTTGCTGGCGCTGCTTTTGCTCGCATTGCTCGATGCTGTCCGCCTCAAACGCCGCCCTTCGCCACGCCTGCGGCGGCAGATGCCGGGCAGCCTGGCGCTAGGACGCTGGAGCGAGGTGCGGATCACCCTGGAGCATGACTATGCACAACCCCTGGCCGTGGAGGTGTTTGATCACGTACCAGATGGGTTGAGCGTGCAAAACCTGCCACAGTCCATTGCCCTGCGCCCCGGCGAACACAGCGAGCTGGGCTACCGCCTGCGCCCCTTGAGCCGCGGACACTTCAGCTTTGAGTGTTGTGAGGTGCACCTCCCCAGCCCTCTTGGGTTATGGACCGCAAAACGCCAACTGCCGCTCAAGGATGCCACCCGGGTCTATCCGGACTTTGCCCGCCTGTACGGTGCGCAATTGTTGGCGGTAGACAACTGGCTCAGCCAACTGGGTGTACGCCAGCGCCAGCGTCGCGGCCTGGGCCTGGAGTTTCACCAACTGCGTGAGTTTCGCGAGGGGGATAGCCTGCGCCAGATCGACTGGAAAGCCACGGCACGGCAACGCACGCCGATCGCCCGGGAATACCAGGATGAGCGCGACCAGCAGATTGTCTTCATGCTCGATTGCGGACGGCGGATGCGTAGCCAGGACGGCGAACTGTCGCATTTCGACCACGCCCTCAACGCCTGCCTGCTGCTCAGCTACGTGGCCCTGCGCCAGGGCGATGCGGTGGGCTTGTGTACCTTCGCCAGCGACCAACCGCGCTACCTGGCACCGGTCAAGGGCAGCGGCCAGTTGAACCAGCTGCTCAACGCGGTATACGACCTGGACAGTACCCGGCGCGCGGCCGATTACCAGGCCGCAGCCAATCAGTTACTGGCTCGTCAGAAACGTCGGGCGCTGGTGATCGTCGTGACCAACCTGCGTGATGAGGACGACGAGGATCTGCTGACCGCCGTCAAGCGCATCAGCCGCCAGCATCGGGTCTTGGTGGCAAGCCTGCGCGAAGAAGTGCTGGATCACCTGCGCCAGGCACCCGTGCAAACCCTGCCGGAAGCGCTGGCTTACTGTGGCAGCGTCGACTATCTCAACGCCCGCGAAGAACTCCATGACCGTCTGAAGGCACAGGGCCTCGCCGTCCTGGATGCTCACCCGTCGGATTTGGGTGCGGATCTGGTAACGCGCTATCTAGGTTGGAAAAAAGGCGGCGTGCTATGA
- a CDS encoding PilZ domain-containing protein, translating into MFTNRRIERHQLPCCLQVFNRFTDKPIGYLGNISSEGLMLVSQLPMMINVDFELCLKIPGLEGDVHVIEFIAKCLWSREDVNPQHYDSGFTLLQAPAEYGQLILALSQYFSFAPQQASA; encoded by the coding sequence ATGTTTACCAATCGACGGATTGAGCGGCATCAGTTGCCCTGTTGTTTGCAGGTGTTCAACCGCTTCACGGACAAACCCATCGGTTATCTGGGGAACATCTCCAGTGAGGGCCTGATGCTGGTCAGTCAGCTACCGATGATGATCAACGTGGATTTCGAGCTGTGCTTGAAAATCCCCGGGCTCGAAGGGGATGTGCATGTAATCGAGTTCATTGCCAAGTGCCTGTGGAGCCGTGAAGACGTCAACCCTCAGCATTATGATTCGGGTTTCACGCTGTTACAGGCACCTGCCGAGTACGGGCAATTGATCCTGGCACTGTCGCAGTACTTCAGTTTTGCTCCCCAGCAGGCTTCGGCCTAG
- a CDS encoding DUF4350 domain-containing protein translates to MNRPLIWFGLILACLLTAGGLYAWHKAIPYEEVVDRGPSPEAQANPYLAAEQFLRQQGLAVEQARSLERLATLPAKGTSLLLLSERSNMTPHQVDQLLEWTQAGGHLLLVAEAIWDEETQDSGDLLLDRLQLRQAFSDDFDQPPSARKGKKPDLTRLYVDNETAPAFFSFDTDFTLIDPRHLAQFSANSAKSSHLMQLNLGHGRVTVITDSELWKTPAIGLHDNAWLLWYLTQGSDVTLLSNTDVENLFSLLLRYFPQALVALAALILLGLWRAGIRLGPIRAPAPKARRQLQEHLNASADFLLRRSGQNSLLQALQRDILRTARRRHPGLDQLDAAGQWQALERLTRQPSSIISQALGPLPAKRLSSADFSRQVACLQTLRNAL, encoded by the coding sequence ATGAACCGGCCGCTGATCTGGTTCGGGCTGATCCTGGCTTGCCTGCTGACAGCCGGGGGCCTCTACGCATGGCACAAGGCGATTCCCTACGAAGAAGTGGTCGACCGCGGGCCGTCACCCGAAGCCCAGGCCAACCCCTATCTGGCGGCAGAGCAGTTCCTGCGCCAGCAAGGCCTGGCCGTCGAGCAAGCCCGCAGCCTGGAGCGCCTGGCCACCCTGCCCGCCAAGGGCACCAGCCTGCTGTTGCTCAGCGAGCGCAGCAACATGACCCCGCATCAGGTTGACCAACTGCTGGAGTGGACCCAGGCCGGCGGCCATCTGCTGTTGGTGGCCGAAGCCATATGGGATGAAGAAACCCAGGACAGCGGCGACCTGCTGCTCGATCGCCTGCAGTTGCGTCAGGCCTTTAGCGACGACTTCGACCAGCCGCCCAGCGCCCGCAAGGGCAAGAAACCTGACCTGACACGCCTGTATGTCGATAACGAAACTGCACCGGCGTTTTTCAGTTTCGACACCGACTTCACCCTGATCGACCCCAGGCACCTGGCCCAGTTTTCGGCCAACAGCGCCAAATCCAGTCACCTGATGCAACTCAATCTCGGGCATGGCCGCGTGACCGTGATCACCGACAGCGAGCTGTGGAAGACCCCGGCCATCGGCTTGCACGATAACGCCTGGCTGCTCTGGTACCTGACCCAGGGCAGCGATGTAACCCTGCTGTCCAACACAGACGTCGAAAACCTGTTCAGCCTCTTGCTGCGGTATTTCCCCCAGGCCCTGGTGGCTCTTGCTGCCTTGATTCTCTTGGGGTTATGGCGTGCCGGCATACGCCTGGGGCCCATCCGGGCGCCAGCGCCGAAAGCCCGCCGCCAGTTGCAGGAACACCTGAATGCCAGTGCCGATTTCCTGCTGCGCCGCAGCGGGCAAAACAGCCTGCTGCAAGCCTTGCAGCGCGACATCCTGCGTACCGCGCGCCGTCGCCATCCCGGATTAGACCAGTTGGACGCTGCAGGGCAGTGGCAAGCACTCGAACGCCTGACCCGCCAACCATCTTCAATTATCAGCCAGGCCCTCGGCCCTCTCCCGGCAAAGCGGCTTTCCAGCGCCGACTTCAGCCGCCAGGTGGCTTGCCTGCAAACCCTCAGGAATGCCCTATGA
- a CDS encoding iron-sulfur-binding ferredoxin reductase: MPELHVGARHWSVSTGSNLLDALNQAGVAVPYSCRAGSCHACLVRCRGEVEDQQPDALSPAQRQDGWRLACQCLVTGDVQVEAFDPLRDGTAATVLSADWLHPTVLRLRLQPERGLRYRAGQHLVLWAGTVARPYSLASLPGEDPFLEFHLDCRLPGEFSDLARRLQAGDQLRLGELRGGALHYDPDWQSRPLWLLASGTGLGPLWGVLREALRQDHQGAIRVIHLAHDTHAHYLAEPLAQLAARHENLIVELWTAAQLAGALAQLRLVSRQTLALLCGHPSSVEAFSKRLFLAGLPRNQLLADVFLPRG, translated from the coding sequence ATGCCTGAACTGCACGTCGGCGCACGCCACTGGTCGGTCTCCACCGGCAGCAATCTGCTGGATGCCTTGAACCAGGCCGGGGTGGCAGTGCCCTACAGCTGCCGGGCGGGCAGTTGCCATGCCTGTCTGGTGCGTTGCCGGGGTGAGGTCGAGGACCAGCAACCTGACGCCCTGAGCCCGGCCCAGCGCCAGGATGGCTGGCGCCTGGCCTGCCAATGCCTGGTCACGGGTGATGTGCAGGTTGAGGCCTTTGATCCATTGCGCGACGGCACGGCGGCCACGGTACTGAGCGCGGACTGGTTGCACCCGACGGTGCTGCGTCTGCGCCTGCAACCGGAGCGGGGCCTGCGTTACCGGGCCGGGCAGCATTTGGTGTTATGGGCGGGTACGGTGGCGCGGCCTTACTCCCTGGCCAGCTTGCCTGGGGAAGATCCGTTCCTGGAGTTCCATCTCGATTGCCGCCTGCCCGGCGAATTCAGCGATCTTGCCCGACGGCTACAGGCTGGTGATCAACTGCGTCTGGGCGAATTGCGCGGCGGGGCGTTGCACTACGACCCCGACTGGCAATCCCGGCCACTGTGGCTGCTGGCCTCCGGCACGGGCCTGGGCCCTTTGTGGGGGGTATTGCGCGAAGCGTTGCGCCAGGATCACCAGGGCGCCATCCGCGTGATTCACCTGGCCCATGATACGCACGCCCATTATCTGGCCGAGCCCCTGGCCCAGCTTGCCGCCCGCCATGAAAACCTCATCGTCGAGCTATGGACAGCGGCGCAGTTGGCCGGCGCTTTGGCGCAACTGCGGCTTGTTTCCCGGCAAACCCTGGCCTTACTCTGCGGGCACCCCAGCAGTGTCGAGGCCTTTTCCAAACGCCTGTTCCTGGCTGGCTTGCCGCGCAATCAACTGCTGGCCGATGTGTTCCTGCCTCGTGGTTGA
- a CDS encoding enoyl-CoA hydratase-related protein codes for MTEAILLQRDRGLLILQLNRPDKKNALTRAMYHHLATALEQADADSTVNAVLLQGSDTCFTAGNDIGDFLQQPPTDLDSPPFLFMKSLLNCRKPVIAAVAGAAVGIGTTLLLHCDLVYVSRDARLCMPFVNLGLCPEFGSSLILPRLLGHAKAAELLLLGEGFSGEQAAQWGIATQALDSGEAALAKAREVAERFETLAPGAVQISKQLMKSVDREQLRQVIEEEGALFTQRLRSPEAIAALSAFIARR; via the coding sequence ATGACTGAAGCCATCCTGCTGCAACGTGACCGTGGGTTGCTGATCCTGCAGCTCAACCGCCCCGACAAGAAAAATGCCCTGACTCGCGCCATGTACCACCACTTGGCGACGGCGCTGGAGCAAGCCGATGCGGACAGCACGGTCAATGCCGTGCTGCTGCAAGGCAGCGATACGTGTTTTACCGCCGGCAACGATATCGGCGACTTCTTGCAGCAACCGCCCACGGACCTGGACAGCCCCCCGTTCCTCTTTATGAAAAGCCTGCTGAACTGCCGCAAACCGGTGATTGCCGCTGTTGCCGGCGCTGCTGTGGGCATTGGTACCACGCTGTTGCTGCATTGCGACCTGGTGTATGTCAGCCGTGATGCCCGGTTGTGCATGCCGTTCGTCAACTTGGGACTGTGCCCGGAATTTGGCTCCAGCCTGATCCTGCCGCGCTTGCTCGGGCATGCGAAAGCCGCTGAGTTGCTGCTGTTGGGCGAAGGGTTCAGTGGGGAGCAGGCTGCGCAGTGGGGCATTGCCACGCAAGCGCTGGACAGTGGTGAAGCTGCCTTGGCCAAGGCGCGGGAGGTAGCTGAACGCTTCGAGACCTTGGCGCCGGGCGCGGTGCAGATCAGCAAGCAGTTGATGAAGAGCGTTGACCGCGAACAGTTGCGCCAGGTGATTGAGGAGGAGGGCGCATTGTTTACCCAGCGGTTGAGGTCACCGGAGGCGATTGCGGCGTTGTCGGCGTTTATTGCCCGGCGCTGA